From a single Maylandia zebra isolate NMK-2024a linkage group LG3, Mzebra_GT3a, whole genome shotgun sequence genomic region:
- the LOC106674935 gene encoding uncharacterized protein LOC106674935 yields MKQARRHQRTDSGDRSFRCDRCGKSFTHNSSLKRHQLIHAEVKPFSCDRCGKSFSQHHSLKKHQLIHTGFKPFSCEQCGKSFTSKSNLKGHQVIHTGVKPFSCDQCGKSFTSKSNLTAHQLIHTGFKPFSCEQCGKAFTQDGSLKKHQLIHSGVKPFSCNQCGKAFTHKRNFKEHQFIHAGVKPFSCDQCGKSFTRKSHLKGHQLLHAGVKPFRCDQCGNCFTHKSHLKEHQLIHAGVKPFRCDQCGNCFTHKSHLKQHQLIHAGIKPFSCNQCGKAFNRNSHLKQHLLIHAGVKAFTCDQCGKSFTHRSHLKDHQLIHAGVKSFVCGQCGKSFTHISNLRKHQLIHTGVKAFVCGQCGKSFTHISNLRKHQVIHTGVK; encoded by the coding sequence ATGAAGCAAGCCAGAAGACACCAGCGCACCGATAGTGGGGACAGAAGCTTTAGATGTGATCgttgtggaaagtcttttactcaTAATAGCAGCTTAAAAAGACATCAGCTCATCCATGCTGAAGTTAAACCCTTTAGCTGTGATcggtgtggaaagtctttttctcagcatcacagtttaaaaaaacatcagctcatccacactggatttaaaccattcagctgtgaacagtgtggaaagtctttcacTTCCAAAAGTAACTTAAAAGgacatcaggtcatccacactggagttaaACCATTCAGCTGCGAccagtgtggaaagtctttcacTTCCAAAAGTAACTTAACAGCACATCAGCTCATCCACACTGGATTTAAACCATtcagctgtgaacagtgtgggaAGGCTTTTACTCAGGATGGaagcttaaaaaaacatcagcttatccacTCTGGTGTTAAACCATTTAGCTGTAATCAGTGTGGAAAGGCTTTTACTCACAAAAGGAACTTTAAAGAACATCAGTTTATCCATGCTGGGGTTAAaccgttcagctgtgatcagtgtggaaagtcttttactcgCAAAAGTCACTTAAAAGGACATCAGCTCCTCCATGCTGGAGTTAAACCTTTTAggtgtgatcagtgtggaaacTGTTTTACTCACAAAAGTCACTTAAAAGAACATCAGCTTATCCATGCTGGAGTAAAACCTTTTAggtgtgatcagtgtggaaacTGTTTTACTCACAAAAGTCACTTGAAACAACATCAGCTCATCCATGCTGGAATTAAACCATTCAGCTGCAATCAGTGTGGAAAGGCTTTTAATCGCAATAGTCacttaaaacaacatctgctcaTCCATGCTGGAGTTAAAGCATTcacctgtgatcagtgtggaaagtcttttactcaTAGAAGTCACTTAAAAGATCATCAGCTAATCCATGCTGGAGTTAAATCATTTGTCTGTGGCCAGTGTGGAAAATCTTTTACTCATATTAGTAATTTAAGAAAACATCaactcatccacactggagttaaAGCTTTTGTCTGTGGCCAGTGTGGAAAATCTTTTACTCATATTAGTAATTTAAGAAAACATCaagtcatccacactggagtcaaataa